Proteins from a genomic interval of Mycobacterium conspicuum:
- a CDS encoding PIN-like domain-containing protein translates to MVAVANLVRFYVDESAAGLGLALTAARKDTIHVGHPLIPECPRGALDTEWIPAVARRGLVVITRDKRLRTKPIEIQALWNHGLRVFNIGGKKDESTWDWLVRVVRHWPRMEQIIADRPTGPWIYMLNATRIDEYVPRDTGTATAPADVPQ, encoded by the coding sequence ATGGTCGCGGTCGCCAACCTCGTCCGGTTCTATGTCGACGAGAGCGCCGCGGGCCTCGGCCTTGCACTCACTGCTGCGCGCAAGGACACCATTCACGTGGGGCACCCGCTGATCCCCGAGTGCCCACGCGGAGCACTTGATACGGAATGGATTCCCGCGGTCGCTCGGCGTGGCCTCGTAGTAATTACCCGAGACAAAAGGCTGCGGACCAAGCCCATCGAGATTCAGGCGCTCTGGAACCATGGACTTCGGGTGTTCAACATCGGCGGCAAGAAGGACGAGTCGACGTGGGACTGGCTGGTCCGTGTTGTGCGGCATTGGCCACGCATGGAGCAGATCATCGCCGACCGCCCAACCGGCCCCTGGATCTACATGCTCAACGCGACACGAATCGATGAATACGTACCACGAGACACCGGAACAGCGACCGCGCCGGCCGACGTACCGCAATAG
- a CDS encoding DUF433 domain-containing protein → MSNDVVHLQDRPVYGFGQVDRILGLRAGTSQRWIDGYRRGGKSYPPVIRVGQTGDEVVTWGEFIEARLLAEYREEGVSLLKMRPAVEKLRDELNTRYPLASAKTWLAVEGRELVRKVEETVGLHRRLRLVVVRNDQEMLAWSPPAQEFADSLQWNDVGSGRSRHPVVTSLSPDPAIRDVVVNPLQRFGEPSTRGVPTEVIRELYVAGDPIEMIAELYQLPQHLVEAAVRYELKTAGAYAALAG, encoded by the coding sequence ATGAGCAACGACGTGGTCCACCTGCAAGACCGACCCGTGTACGGGTTCGGTCAGGTTGACCGCATCCTTGGGCTCCGAGCTGGCACGTCGCAACGCTGGATCGACGGCTACCGCAGGGGCGGCAAGAGCTATCCGCCGGTAATCCGCGTCGGGCAAACCGGCGATGAGGTGGTCACCTGGGGTGAGTTCATTGAGGCCCGACTCCTCGCCGAGTACCGCGAAGAGGGCGTTTCTCTCCTGAAAATGAGGCCGGCCGTTGAGAAACTCCGCGATGAGCTGAATACCCGGTACCCATTGGCCTCGGCGAAAACCTGGCTTGCGGTGGAAGGGCGCGAACTCGTCCGCAAGGTCGAGGAGACGGTCGGTCTTCACCGCCGGCTCCGTCTGGTGGTCGTCCGCAACGATCAGGAGATGCTCGCCTGGTCGCCGCCGGCCCAAGAGTTTGCCGATTCGCTGCAGTGGAACGATGTCGGCAGCGGTCGGTCCAGACACCCGGTGGTGACAAGCCTGAGTCCTGATCCGGCGATTCGCGATGTCGTCGTAAATCCTCTGCAGCGATTTGGCGAACCATCCACTCGCGGCGTACCGACGGAGGTGATCCGCGAGCTCTACGTCGCCGGTGATCCGATAGAGATGATCGCCGAGTTGTACCAATTGCCGCAGCATCTCGTTGAAGCTGCGGTGCGCTACGAGCTCAAGACCGCCGGGGCCTATGCGGCGTTGGCGGGCTGA
- a CDS encoding type I restriction endonuclease subunit R, with amino-acid sequence MTEFSEAAWEHKVLDDLAEHEWIAMSGSEIAPGTDGGRESWSDIVLPDRMLAKMRELNPDVPGQYLDQARAEIIAPRSQDAITENFRLHRYLVEGYRGITYIDPDGIEQNPTIRLISHRPEANEFLAVQQVTIRSTENHRRFDVVAYLNGMPVTIFELKQAGAQHADIAGAHAQLQTYLREFPMAFRFAVLTVISDGVSARYGTPFTPLEHFAPWNVDDDGKLVEVGKTADDEDVPIELETLIDGLFNTERFLQLLRNFTAFDEDGDGVVKRIAKPHQYFAVTKAAGQTVQAAESDGKAGVVWHTQGSGKSMEMELYAHLVAQSPKLKNPTVVVVTDRTDLDSQLYETFNRSALLAETPVKVTTRSQLREELSNRTTGGIYFTTLQKFGLTKAERQAGADHPLLTDRRNIIVIVDEAHRSHYDNIDGYARHIRDALPNAVFIAFTGTPISEVDRNTRDVFGPTIDTYDLTRAVADNATVPVYFEPRLAKVGWAEGFSEDDLDEAAKEATLGLDDVERAQIEKSVAVINAIYGAPERLAKLAEDIVTHWEARSEAVRLFIDCTGKAFIVGATREICARLYEQIIALRPHWDHESVDKGAIKVVYSGSAHDSELIAKHVRRESQNKTIQKRLRDPDDELQIVIVKDMMLTGFDAPPLHTLYLDRPLKGALLMQTLARVNRTFRGKPSGLLVAYAPLVDNLAAALAEYTETDRAEKPLGKDIDAAVVEARKLVTRLDELCAGYDWRSKVPLVGWLKAAIGLAAYLRAPTTPGNQDTPTLGDQFRTLSNHLARAWSLCAGNETLGELRQTVKFYEQARVVMGKFDAQQRQAEGKPIPEEIKRLLSGLVDASTAGGEIIDIYQAAGLGKPSLSDLTPEFEVKAKKSENPHLAIEALRALLSKEMGAATKNNLVRQRDFSDRISDLMRKYTNQQLTSAEIIAELIAMAKEVAAEGDRGKRFTPPLSHDELAFYDAVAENESAVEIQGEEVLAQIARELVAVMQRDTKTDWTVRDDVRAKLRSSIKRLLVKYKYPPDKQPAAIKLVIEQMEALAPRYAEAHVAKVQ; translated from the coding sequence ATGACCGAATTCAGTGAGGCGGCCTGGGAACACAAAGTCCTCGATGATCTGGCTGAGCATGAGTGGATCGCGATGTCGGGCAGCGAGATTGCTCCAGGCACCGACGGCGGCCGCGAGTCCTGGTCGGACATCGTGCTGCCCGACCGCATGCTGGCCAAGATGCGCGAGCTGAATCCCGATGTCCCCGGCCAATACCTGGACCAGGCGCGCGCAGAAATCATCGCGCCGCGCTCCCAGGACGCCATCACCGAGAACTTTCGGCTGCACCGCTACCTCGTCGAGGGCTACCGGGGAATCACCTACATCGACCCCGACGGCATCGAGCAGAACCCCACGATACGGCTGATCAGTCACCGGCCCGAAGCAAATGAATTCCTTGCCGTCCAACAGGTTACGATCCGTTCCACCGAGAACCACCGGCGCTTCGACGTGGTGGCGTACCTCAACGGGATGCCGGTCACGATTTTCGAGCTCAAGCAGGCCGGTGCACAGCACGCCGACATCGCCGGCGCGCACGCGCAACTGCAAACCTATCTGCGTGAATTCCCGATGGCGTTCCGGTTCGCGGTGCTAACCGTGATCAGCGACGGCGTTAGTGCCCGCTACGGCACACCGTTCACCCCGCTGGAGCATTTCGCGCCGTGGAACGTCGACGATGACGGCAAGCTCGTCGAGGTCGGGAAGACCGCCGACGACGAGGACGTGCCGATCGAGTTAGAGACCCTGATCGACGGCCTGTTCAACACTGAACGCTTCCTGCAACTGCTGCGCAACTTCACCGCGTTCGACGAGGACGGCGATGGAGTGGTCAAACGAATTGCCAAGCCACATCAGTACTTTGCCGTCACTAAGGCGGCCGGCCAGACAGTGCAAGCGGCCGAGAGCGACGGTAAGGCGGGCGTGGTTTGGCACACCCAGGGCTCGGGCAAGTCGATGGAAATGGAGCTCTACGCACACCTGGTCGCGCAATCCCCGAAGCTGAAGAACCCGACCGTCGTCGTCGTCACCGACCGCACTGACCTGGACTCCCAGCTCTACGAAACGTTCAACCGCTCAGCGCTGCTCGCCGAAACCCCGGTGAAAGTGACCACGCGATCCCAGCTGCGCGAGGAACTGTCGAACCGCACCACCGGCGGCATCTACTTCACCACCTTGCAAAAGTTCGGCCTCACCAAGGCCGAACGCCAAGCCGGGGCAGATCACCCTCTGCTAACCGATAGGCGCAACATCATCGTCATCGTGGACGAAGCTCACCGCAGCCACTACGACAATATCGACGGCTACGCCCGGCACATCCGTGACGCCCTGCCCAACGCGGTGTTCATCGCCTTCACCGGCACGCCGATCTCGGAGGTCGACCGCAACACCCGCGACGTCTTCGGCCCGACCATCGACACCTACGACCTGACTCGTGCGGTGGCCGATAACGCCACGGTGCCAGTCTATTTCGAGCCGCGTTTAGCCAAAGTCGGGTGGGCGGAAGGCTTCAGCGAGGATGACCTGGATGAGGCCGCAAAAGAGGCAACCCTCGGCCTCGACGACGTCGAACGCGCGCAGATCGAAAAGTCGGTCGCCGTCATCAACGCAATTTACGGAGCACCGGAGCGCCTTGCGAAGCTCGCCGAGGACATCGTCACGCACTGGGAAGCGCGCTCCGAAGCGGTGCGGCTGTTCATCGACTGCACTGGCAAGGCGTTCATCGTCGGCGCGACACGCGAGATCTGTGCGCGGCTTTACGAGCAGATCATCGCGCTGCGCCCGCACTGGGATCACGAGTCCGTCGATAAAGGGGCCATCAAGGTCGTCTACTCGGGTTCGGCGCACGACTCGGAACTGATCGCCAAACATGTGCGCAGGGAAAGCCAGAACAAGACCATTCAGAAGCGATTGCGCGACCCCGACGACGAACTGCAGATTGTCATTGTCAAGGACATGATGCTGACCGGCTTCGACGCGCCGCCGCTGCACACCCTGTATCTGGACCGGCCGCTCAAGGGCGCGCTGTTGATGCAGACGTTGGCACGGGTTAATCGGACCTTCCGCGGCAAGCCGTCGGGATTGCTGGTCGCCTATGCGCCGCTGGTGGACAACCTCGCGGCGGCCCTGGCCGAGTACACCGAGACCGACCGCGCCGAAAAGCCACTCGGCAAGGACATCGACGCCGCGGTTGTCGAGGCCCGCAAACTCGTTACGCGGCTGGACGAATTGTGTGCGGGCTACGACTGGCGGTCCAAGGTGCCGCTGGTCGGGTGGTTGAAGGCGGCCATCGGCCTGGCCGCCTACCTGCGCGCGCCGACCACTCCGGGAAACCAGGACACACCAACGCTTGGCGATCAGTTCCGCACGCTGTCAAACCATTTGGCACGCGCTTGGTCGCTATGCGCCGGAAACGAGACGCTCGGCGAGTTGCGGCAGACCGTGAAATTCTACGAGCAAGCCCGGGTGGTGATGGGCAAGTTCGATGCTCAGCAGCGCCAGGCCGAGGGCAAGCCGATCCCGGAGGAAATCAAGCGGCTGCTCTCGGGGCTGGTCGACGCGTCGACCGCGGGCGGCGAGATCATCGACATCTACCAGGCTGCGGGCTTGGGTAAGCCGTCGTTATCTGACCTGACACCGGAATTCGAAGTCAAGGCCAAAAAATCTGAAAACCCACACCTGGCCATCGAGGCGCTACGCGCTTTGCTCTCCAAGGAGATGGGCGCGGCGACCAAGAACAATTTGGTGCGTCAGCGCGACTTCTCTGATCGGATTTCGGATTTGATGCGCAAGTACACCAACCAGCAGCTCACCTCGGCAGAGATCATCGCCGAACTCATCGCGATGGCCAAAGAGGTAGCCGCCGAAGGGGATCGGGGCAAGCGCTTCACACCCCCGCTGTCGCATGACGAGCTTGCGTTCTACGACGCCGTCGCGGAGAACGAATCCGCGGTTGAAATCCAGGGCGAGGAGGTCCTGGCGCAGATTGCGCGGGAACTGGTAGCGGTGATGCAGCGTGACACCAAAACGGACTGGACGGTGCGCGACGACGTGCGCGCCAAACTGCGTTCGTCGATCAAGCGGCTGCTCGTCAAGTACAAGTACCCGCCAGACAAACAACCGGCGGCGATCAAGCTGGTGATCGAGCAGATGGAGGCGCTAGCGCCACGGTACGCGGAGGCGCACGTAGCGAAGGTCCAATAA
- a CDS encoding endonuclease/exonuclease/phosphatase family protein → MRFLTWNISHGGSSRITAICTQIAEYRPDVLVLTEFQTYNEDELRAQLGSFGYGFIVTSNPASRQNGLLVASTLPLEVEKPPGWEVDRERWLAVRVADLELDLLAVHIPGSDDNKFRDGFGVSGVKRKEQMWERVISYADGRGAGRTLIMGDFNTGLRIDAEGAPFKLSRYITTLSENGFVDSWRLLNPGARDFTWYSKRKDRETGVTHDLNGFRLDYIFASTLLCESIIDAQILHGPRQAGTSDHAVVIAEIDMTTSTSPATRNRVETNSPTGEVDGNADQCAHADSSPTVRTKTPAAGGKFRVQFDIAPGSLADMVNGLNGEAAQKEFRPAYITADWNRGVLCEFRVWGTQLLQDGSLGSRQLDHLWKRRIADGGIRYSDLPMPVAALLRAYIDEHGLSHPPA, encoded by the coding sequence ATGCGATTTCTGACCTGGAATATCAGTCATGGTGGCAGTTCACGCATCACTGCGATCTGCACACAGATTGCAGAGTACCGGCCGGATGTTTTGGTGCTGACTGAGTTTCAGACGTACAACGAAGATGAGTTGCGAGCCCAGCTCGGGAGCTTTGGCTACGGCTTCATCGTGACTTCGAACCCAGCATCTAGACAGAATGGTTTACTTGTTGCATCCACGCTACCGCTCGAAGTCGAGAAGCCGCCGGGATGGGAAGTGGACCGAGAGCGGTGGTTAGCAGTCCGTGTCGCGGACCTAGAGCTCGACCTGCTTGCGGTCCACATACCAGGTTCGGACGACAACAAATTTCGAGATGGCTTCGGCGTCTCCGGTGTAAAGCGCAAGGAACAGATGTGGGAGCGCGTCATCAGCTATGCCGATGGACGTGGTGCGGGGAGAACGCTCATCATGGGCGATTTCAATACGGGGCTACGCATCGATGCTGAGGGCGCACCATTCAAGCTGTCGCGCTATATCACGACGCTCAGCGAGAACGGCTTCGTTGACTCGTGGCGCCTTCTGAATCCCGGAGCGCGGGATTTCACCTGGTATTCGAAGCGCAAAGACAGAGAAACCGGAGTTACGCACGATCTCAATGGCTTTCGCCTGGACTACATTTTCGCTTCTACTCTGCTTTGCGAGTCGATCATCGATGCCCAGATATTGCATGGCCCTCGCCAGGCGGGGACGTCCGATCATGCTGTTGTAATCGCGGAAATAGACATGACCACATCAACATCTCCGGCAACGCGCAACCGAGTTGAGACGAACAGCCCCACCGGCGAGGTCGACGGTAATGCTGACCAGTGTGCGCATGCGGACAGCAGCCCTACTGTCCGCACAAAGACGCCGGCAGCAGGTGGAAAATTTCGAGTGCAGTTCGACATCGCCCCAGGGAGCCTGGCGGACATGGTCAACGGCCTAAATGGGGAGGCCGCGCAGAAGGAATTCCGGCCCGCGTACATCACCGCAGACTGGAATCGTGGCGTGCTGTGCGAATTCAGAGTTTGGGGTACTCAGCTCCTTCAAGATGGATCGCTCGGCAGTCGACAGCTGGACCATCTCTGGAAGCGGCGGATTGCCGACGGCGGAATCAGGTACTCCGACTTGCCCATGCCGGTGGCCGCTTTGCTCCGCGCGTATATCGATGAGCACGGCCTCTCGCACCCGCCTGCGTAG
- the thyX gene encoding FAD-dependent thymidylate synthase yields the protein MAEIAPLRVQLIAKTEFLAPPDVPWSTDADGGPALVEFAGRACYQSWSKPNPRTATNAGYIKHIIDVGHFSVLEHASVSFYITGISRSCTHELIRHRHFSYSQLSQRYVPEGDSRVVVPPGMEGDPELQQILTAAADASRATYTELLAKLEAKFADQPNAILRRKQARQAARAVLPNATETRIVVTGNYRAWRHFIAMRASEHADVEIRRLAVECLRQLTELAPAVFADFEVSTLADGTQVATSPLATEA from the coding sequence GTGGCCGAGATCGCGCCGCTGCGCGTGCAACTGATCGCCAAGACCGAGTTTCTGGCGCCGCCGGACGTGCCCTGGAGCACCGACGCCGACGGCGGTCCGGCGCTAGTCGAATTCGCCGGACGGGCCTGCTATCAGAGCTGGTCCAAGCCCAACCCCAGGACCGCCACCAACGCCGGCTACATCAAGCACATCATCGACGTCGGGCACTTCTCGGTACTCGAGCACGCCAGCGTGTCGTTCTACATCACCGGCATCTCCCGGTCCTGCACGCATGAGCTCATCCGGCATCGGCATTTCTCCTACTCACAGCTGTCGCAGCGCTACGTGCCGGAGGGTGATTCGCGGGTCGTCGTGCCGCCCGGCATGGAGGGCGACCCCGAGCTGCAGCAGATCCTGACCGCCGCCGCCGACGCCAGCCGCGCCACCTACACCGAGCTGTTGGCCAAGCTGGAGGCCAAGTTCGCCGACCAACCAAATGCGATCCTGCGCCGCAAACAGGCCCGCCAGGCCGCCCGCGCGGTGCTGCCCAACGCCACCGAGACGCGCATCGTGGTGACCGGGAACTACCGGGCCTGGCGCCACTTCATCGCCATGCGCGCCAGCGAGCACGCCGATGTGGAAATCCGACGCCTGGCCGTCGAATGCCTGCGGCAGCTCACCGAGCTCGCCCCGGCGGTGTTCGCCGACTTCGAGGTGTCCACCCTGGCCGACGGCACGCAGGTGGCGACCAGCCCGTTGGCCACGGAAGCTTGA
- the dapA gene encoding 4-hydroxy-tetrahydrodipicolinate synthase codes for MTTVGFDAPARLGTLLTAMVTPFAPDGALDTAAAAKLANHLVDAGCDGLVVSGTTGESPTTSDDEKLELLRVVLEAVGDRARVVAGAGSYDTAHSVRLAKACAAEGAHGLLVVTPYYSRPPQRGLIAHFTAVADATDLPVLLYDIPPRSVVPIESDTIRALASHPNIVGIKDAKADLHSGTQIMAETGLVYYSGDDALNLPWLAMGATGFISVISHVAAGQLRELLSAFGSGDIATARKINVALAPLCNAMSRLGGVTMSKAGLRLQGIDVGDPRLPQVPATSEELDALAADMRAASVLR; via the coding sequence GTGACCACCGTCGGATTCGACGCGCCCGCGCGCCTGGGAACCCTGCTGACCGCGATGGTCACGCCGTTCGCCCCGGATGGCGCGCTGGACACCGCGGCCGCGGCGAAACTGGCCAACCACCTCGTCGATGCGGGATGCGACGGCCTGGTGGTCTCGGGAACCACCGGCGAGTCGCCGACCACGTCCGACGACGAGAAGCTCGAGCTGTTGCGGGTCGTGCTCGAGGCGGTCGGTGACCGGGCTCGCGTCGTCGCCGGGGCGGGCAGCTACGACACCGCGCACAGCGTCCGGCTGGCCAAGGCCTGCGCGGCCGAGGGCGCCCACGGGTTGCTGGTAGTCACGCCGTACTACTCCAGGCCACCCCAGCGCGGGCTGATCGCCCATTTCACCGCCGTCGCCGACGCCACCGACCTGCCGGTGCTGCTCTACGACATCCCGCCGCGGTCGGTGGTGCCGATCGAGTCCGACACCATCCGCGCGCTGGCGTCGCACCCCAACATCGTCGGGATCAAGGACGCCAAGGCGGACCTGCACAGCGGCACCCAGATCATGGCCGAGACCGGACTGGTCTACTACTCGGGCGACGACGCGCTGAACCTGCCCTGGCTGGCCATGGGCGCCACCGGTTTCATCAGCGTGATCTCGCACGTGGCCGCGGGCCAGCTGCGAGAGTTGTTGTCCGCCTTCGGTTCCGGGGACATCGCCACCGCGCGCAAGATCAACGTGGCGCTGGCTCCGCTGTGTAACGCGATGAGCCGACTGGGCGGGGTCACGATGTCCAAGGCGGGCCTGCGGCTGCAGGGCATTGACGTCGGCGACCCCCGACTGCCGCAAGTGCCGGCCACGTCGGAGGAGCTCGACGCGCTGGCCGCCGACATGCGCGCGGCGTCGGTGCTCAGATGA
- a CDS encoding ribonuclease J: MNEDLVPPGPLAAGGLRVTALGGINEIGRNMTVFEHLGRLLIIDCGVMFPTHDEPGVDLILPDLRHIEDRLDDIEALVLTHAHEDHIGAIPFLLRLRPDIPVVGSRFTLALVAAKCREHRIKPVFVEVKEGQSSRHGVFECEFFAVNHSVPDALAIAVYTGAGTVLQTGDIKLDQLPLDGRPTDLPGMSRLGDAGVDLLLCDSTNAEHPGVGPSESEVGPTLHRLIRGADGRVIVACFASNVDRVQQIIDAAVALGRRVSFVGRSMVRNMGIARELGFLRVDDSDLIDIGAAEMMPPERIVLITTGTQGEPMSALSRMSRGEHRSITLNAQDLVILSSSLIPGNEEAVYGVIDSLAKIGARVVTNQQVRVHVSGHAYAGELLFLYNGVRPRNVMPVHGTWRMLRANAKLAAGTGVPPESIVLAENGVSVDLVGGKVKIAGAVPVGKMFVDGLITGDVGDITLGERLILSSGFVAVIVVVERGTGRAATAPHLHSRGFSEDPKALEPAVRKVEEELEQLAANNVTDPVRIAQGVRRTVGKWVGETYRRQPMIVPTVIEV; encoded by the coding sequence GTGAACGAAGACCTCGTCCCGCCCGGCCCGCTGGCCGCCGGTGGGTTGCGGGTCACCGCGCTGGGCGGCATCAACGAAATCGGCCGCAACATGACGGTTTTCGAACACCTCGGCCGGCTGCTCATCATCGACTGCGGCGTGATGTTCCCCACCCACGACGAGCCCGGCGTCGATCTGATCCTGCCCGACCTGCGGCACATCGAGGACCGGCTCGACGACATCGAGGCACTGGTGCTGACGCACGCGCACGAGGACCACATCGGGGCGATCCCGTTTCTGCTGCGGCTGCGGCCCGACATCCCGGTGGTGGGCTCGCGGTTCACCCTGGCGCTGGTCGCGGCCAAATGCCGCGAGCACCGCATCAAGCCGGTGTTCGTCGAGGTCAAAGAGGGCCAGAGCAGCAGGCACGGCGTCTTCGAGTGCGAGTTCTTCGCCGTCAACCACTCGGTGCCGGACGCGCTGGCCATCGCGGTCTACACCGGCGCGGGCACGGTGCTGCAGACCGGCGACATCAAGCTCGATCAGCTGCCGCTGGACGGGCGACCCACCGACCTGCCGGGCATGTCACGGCTCGGTGACGCGGGCGTCGACCTGCTGCTGTGCGACTCGACCAACGCCGAGCATCCCGGGGTGGGGCCGTCGGAAAGCGAGGTGGGCCCGACGCTGCACCGGCTGATCCGCGGCGCGGACGGCCGCGTCATCGTGGCCTGCTTCGCCTCCAACGTCGACCGGGTGCAGCAGATCATCGACGCCGCGGTGGCGTTGGGCCGGCGGGTGTCGTTCGTCGGGCGGTCGATGGTGCGCAACATGGGCATCGCGCGGGAACTGGGTTTCCTGCGGGTCGACGATTCGGACCTGATCGACATCGGCGCCGCCGAGATGATGCCGCCCGAACGGATCGTGTTGATCACCACCGGCACCCAGGGCGAGCCGATGTCGGCGCTGTCGCGGATGTCGCGCGGCGAGCATCGCAGCATCACGCTCAACGCGCAGGATCTGGTGATCCTGTCGTCGTCGCTGATCCCCGGCAACGAGGAAGCCGTCTACGGCGTCATCGACTCGCTCGCCAAGATCGGGGCCCGCGTCGTCACGAATCAGCAAGTGCGCGTTCATGTTTCGGGCCACGCCTACGCGGGTGAGCTGCTATTCCTGTACAACGGGGTGCGGCCGCGCAACGTGATGCCGGTGCACGGCACCTGGCGGATGCTGCGCGCCAACGCCAAGCTGGCCGCCGGCACCGGTGTGCCGCCCGAGTCAATTGTGTTGGCCGAGAACGGGGTCAGCGTCGACTTGGTGGGCGGCAAGGTCAAGATCGCCGGCGCGGTGCCGGTCGGCAAGATGTTCGTCGACGGGCTGATCACCGGCGACGTCGGCGATATCACCCTGGGGGAGCGCCTCATCCTGTCGTCGGGCTTCGTCGCGGTGATCGTCGTGGTCGAGCGCGGCACCGGGCGCGCGGCGACCGCGCCGCACCTGCATTCGCGCGGCTTCTCCGAAGACCCGAAGGCGCTCGAGCCCGCCGTGCGCAAGGTCGAAGAAGAGCTGGAACAGTTGGCGGCCAACAACGTGACCGATCCGGTACGCATCGCCCAGGGCGTGCGCCGCACCGTCGGCAAGTGGGTCGGCGAAACCTACCGCCGGCAGCCGATGATCGTGCCGACCGTCATCGAGGTTTAG
- a CDS encoding SAM-dependent methyltransferase translates to MPRNPVAQTAFGPMVLAAVEQNEPPGRRLVDDDLAGLFLPPALRSLVRATRWGPVRRLMIRGSEFTGPGMWLNMACRKHFIDDKLEAALGNIDAVVILGAGLDTRAYRLNRKARIPVFEVDQPVNIALKAKTVRRVLGGPPLSVRLVALDFERDDLLTSLAEHGYHTDYRSFFICEGVTQYLTEAGARRTLEGLRAAAPGSRLVFTYVRRDFIDGTNLYGTRTLYRNTRERQQLWHFGLEPDEVEGFIAEYGWRLVEQAGPDEFVQRYAKPAGRNLPGSALEWSAYAEKS, encoded by the coding sequence ATGCCGCGAAACCCGGTGGCACAAACGGCCTTCGGCCCGATGGTCCTGGCGGCCGTCGAGCAGAACGAGCCGCCGGGGCGCCGCCTGGTGGACGACGATCTCGCGGGGCTGTTCCTGCCGCCCGCACTGCGCTCGCTCGTCCGGGCGACAAGGTGGGGGCCGGTGCGGCGCCTGATGATCCGCGGATCCGAGTTCACCGGTCCCGGGATGTGGCTCAACATGGCCTGCCGCAAGCACTTCATCGACGACAAACTCGAAGCGGCGCTGGGCAATATCGACGCCGTGGTCATCCTCGGCGCGGGGCTGGACACCCGCGCCTACCGGTTGAACCGCAAGGCCCGCATCCCGGTCTTCGAGGTGGACCAGCCGGTGAACATCGCCCTAAAGGCCAAGACGGTGCGGCGGGTGCTGGGCGGGCCGCCGTTGTCGGTTCGGTTGGTGGCGTTGGATTTCGAGCGTGACGATCTGTTGACGTCGTTGGCCGAGCACGGCTACCACACCGATTACCGGTCGTTCTTCATCTGCGAGGGCGTGACCCAGTACCTCACCGAAGCCGGTGCGCGACGCACCCTGGAGGGATTGCGCGCGGCCGCGCCGGGCAGCCGCCTGGTGTTCACCTACGTGCGACGCGACTTCATCGACGGGACCAACCTGTACGGCACCCGCACCCTGTATCGCAACACCCGCGAACGCCAACAGCTTTGGCATTTCGGCCTGGAGCCCGACGAGGTCGAAGGATTCATCGCGGAGTACGGCTGGCGGCTGGTGGAGCAGGCCGGCCCCGACGAGTTCGTGCAGCGTTACGCCAAACCCGCCGGCCGCAACCTCCCCGGCTCGGCGCTGGAGTGGTCGGCCTACGCCGAGAAAAGCTAG
- a CDS encoding mycofactocin-coupled SDR family oxidoreductase: MSGRPLEGKVAFITGAARGQGRAHAVRLAADGANIIAVDVCEQIASVPYPLASAEDLAATVKLVEDTGARIVAKQGDVRERESLSAALQAGLEEFGRLDIVVANAGIAPMASGDDGWRDVIDVNLTGVYNTIKAAIPPMVKGGNGGSIVLISSAAGLAGVGSPDAGSVGYAAAKHGVVGLMRVYANLLAGQNIRVNSIHPTGVETPMINNEFTREWLAKMAAATDTPGALGNALPVEVLQAEDIANAVAWLVSDQARYITGVTLPVDAGFLNK; this comes from the coding sequence GTGAGCGGCCGCCCGCTGGAAGGAAAAGTCGCCTTCATCACGGGCGCCGCGCGCGGCCAGGGCCGTGCGCATGCCGTGCGGCTGGCCGCCGACGGCGCGAACATCATCGCGGTCGACGTGTGCGAGCAGATCGCCAGCGTGCCCTATCCGCTGGCCAGCGCCGAGGATCTGGCGGCCACGGTCAAGCTGGTCGAGGACACCGGTGCCCGCATCGTCGCCAAACAAGGCGATGTCCGCGAGCGCGAATCACTCTCGGCGGCACTGCAAGCCGGGCTCGAGGAGTTCGGTCGGCTGGACATCGTGGTGGCCAACGCCGGCATCGCGCCGATGGCCTCCGGCGACGACGGCTGGCGCGACGTGATCGACGTGAACCTGACCGGCGTCTACAACACCATCAAGGCCGCGATCCCGCCAATGGTCAAGGGAGGCAACGGCGGATCGATCGTGCTGATCAGTTCGGCCGCGGGGCTGGCCGGCGTCGGCAGCCCTGACGCCGGTTCGGTCGGCTATGCCGCCGCCAAGCACGGTGTGGTGGGGTTGATGCGGGTTTACGCGAACCTGCTTGCGGGGCAGAATATTCGGGTCAACTCGATTCATCCGACCGGCGTGGAAACCCCGATGATCAACAACGAGTTCACCCGGGAGTGGCTGGCCAAGATGGCCGCCGCGACCGACACCCCCGGGGCGCTGGGCAATGCCCTGCCGGTGGAGGTGTTGCAGGCCGAGGACATCGCCAACGCCGTGGCGTGGCTGGTGTCCGACCAGGCTCGCTACATCACCGGAGTGACGTTGCCCGTCGACGCCGGCTTTTTGAACAAGTAG